A single Filimonas effusa DNA region contains:
- the rpsU gene encoding 30S ribosomal protein S21 codes for MLIIDSKDCENIDKALKKYKKKFEKSKALLQLRERQSFTKPSVKRRGEILKAIYRQKLASGKIEA; via the coding sequence ATGTTAATTATAGATTCAAAAGACTGCGAAAACATTGACAAGGCGCTGAAGAAGTATAAGAAGAAATTCGAAAAAAGCAAAGCCCTGTTACAGCTGAGAGAGCGTCAAAGCTTTACCAAACCCTCTGTTAAGCGTCGCGGTGAGATTCTGAAAGCCATCTACAGACAGAAGCTGGCAAGTGGTAAAATAGAAGCATAA
- the tyrS gene encoding tyrosine--tRNA ligase yields the protein MNLIEELRWRGMIADIMPGTEEQLLKEMTTGYVGFDPTADSLHIGSLVPILLLVHLQKAGHQPIALVGGATGMIGDPSMKSAERNLLDEETLQKNVAGIKAQLEQFLDFDPARKNAALMVNNYDWFKPISFIDFLRDTGKHLTVNYMMAKDSVKKRIEGDTGISYTEFAYQLMQGYDFYWLYKEKGCKLQMGGSDQWGNMTTGTELVRRKAGGEAFVFTCPLITKADGGKFGKTESGNVWLDPQRTTPYQFYQFWLNATDTDAEKWIKIFTFLDEATIKGLLEQHQQNPGARSLQKALAQAVTTFVHGETAYQQAIETTEKLFANQHAPAASLSVEDLENMEGVIKFDYAADKLQAGVDIVSFLADTTIFPSKGEARKMVQNGGVSINRVKAEVATTISASQLLHGKYLLVQKGKKNYYLVQCQ from the coding sequence ATGAACCTCATAGAAGAGTTACGCTGGCGGGGAATGATCGCAGATATAATGCCGGGAACGGAAGAACAGCTTTTAAAAGAAATGACAACAGGATATGTAGGATTTGACCCAACGGCGGATAGCTTACATATAGGCAGTCTTGTACCTATACTTCTGCTGGTACACCTTCAGAAAGCAGGGCATCAGCCTATTGCGCTTGTAGGTGGCGCCACTGGTATGATCGGCGATCCTTCGATGAAGAGTGCAGAAAGAAACCTGCTCGATGAAGAAACACTTCAGAAGAATGTTGCCGGTATTAAAGCGCAACTGGAGCAGTTTCTCGACTTCGATCCTGCCCGTAAGAATGCAGCGCTCATGGTAAACAACTATGACTGGTTCAAACCTATTTCTTTCATCGACTTCCTGCGCGATACGGGTAAACATCTTACCGTGAACTATATGATGGCCAAGGACAGTGTGAAGAAACGTATTGAAGGCGATACCGGTATCAGCTATACAGAATTTGCTTACCAGCTTATGCAGGGTTACGATTTTTACTGGCTTTACAAAGAGAAAGGCTGTAAGCTGCAGATGGGCGGAAGCGATCAATGGGGTAATATGACCACCGGTACCGAGTTGGTTAGACGCAAAGCGGGTGGTGAAGCATTTGTTTTCACCTGTCCACTGATCACAAAAGCCGATGGTGGTAAATTTGGTAAAACAGAAAGCGGGAATGTATGGCTTGATCCGCAGCGTACCACTCCTTACCAGTTCTACCAGTTCTGGCTTAACGCTACCGATACCGATGCAGAAAAATGGATCAAGATATTCACCTTCCTCGACGAAGCAACGATTAAAGGTCTGCTAGAACAACATCAGCAAAATCCTGGTGCGCGCAGTTTACAGAAAGCACTGGCGCAGGCGGTAACCACTTTTGTTCATGGAGAAACAGCCTATCAGCAAGCAATAGAAACAACAGAAAAACTTTTCGCCAACCAGCATGCACCTGCAGCATCGTTATCCGTAGAAGATCTCGAGAACATGGAAGGTGTGATCAAGTTCGATTATGCGGCCGATAAATTACAGGCAGGTGTAGACATTGTAAGTTTCCTTGCAGATACAACGATCTTCCCCAGTAAAGGAGAAGCAAGAAAGATGGTACAGAACGGAGGCGTAAGCATCAACCGTGTGAAAGCAGAAGTAGCAACCACTATATCGGCGAGCCAATTGTTACATGGTAAATATCTACTTGTTCAGAAGGGAAAGAAGAACTATTACCTCGTACAGTGTCAATAA
- a CDS encoding riboflavin synthase yields MFTGIIEATGTVVSVENKGTNRIFWIASPLAQELKIDQSISHEGVCLTVDALQEGLHRVTAIEETLSKTNLSSWETGRSVNLERCLQFNGRIDGHIVQGHVDTTAECIDRQDLNGSWEFRFRIPEIFYSLIIEKGSVSLNGTSLTIFNITRDAFSVAIIPYTYHHTSISEVVKGSMVNIEFDVIGKYINRRETGV; encoded by the coding sequence ATGTTTACAGGAATCATAGAAGCCACCGGCACCGTAGTAAGTGTTGAAAATAAAGGTACTAACCGTATTTTCTGGATTGCCAGCCCTCTTGCCCAGGAGCTGAAAATTGATCAAAGCATCAGTCACGAAGGTGTTTGTTTGACTGTAGATGCGCTCCAGGAAGGGCTTCACCGGGTTACTGCGATAGAAGAAACGCTTTCCAAGACCAATCTTTCGTCGTGGGAAACCGGCCGGTCTGTAAATCTTGAGCGCTGTTTGCAGTTCAATGGCCGTATTGACGGGCATATTGTTCAGGGGCATGTGGATACTACGGCTGAATGTATTGACCGGCAGGACCTCAACGGCAGCTGGGAATTCCGTTTCCGCATTCCTGAGATCTTTTATTCGCTGATCATAGAGAAGGGCTCTGTTTCCCTCAATGGCACCAGTCTTACCATTTTCAATATCACCAGAGACGCGTTTTCGGTAGCCATCATTCCTTACACCTATCATCATACCAGTATTTCGGAGGTGGTGAAAGGCAGCATGGTCAATATCGAGTTTGATGTTATCGGGAAGTATATCAACAGGAGGGAGACCGGCGTTTGA
- a CDS encoding tyrosine-type recombinase/integrase codes for MLDSYQPPIQRFIDYLRFEKRYSQHTVLSYQNDLEQFLVFLVADFDAPPLSRITSGMVRTWLASLKEEKYTARSIQRKISALRTFFKVLIREGMIAETPMTTIVTPKSGKRLPAFVAEADMQTLFSHVEFPGNWKGKTDRLILILFYHTGIRVSELVNLKESQLDVSYAQLKVLGKGNKERIIPLNPALVNEMQDYIAQKKNKAPKQNAGIGEEQPAAAAGDRLFVTEAGKPLNRSAVYQSVKFYLAQVTTLEKKSPHILRHTFATHLTNAGADLNAVKELLGHASLAATQVYTHNTIEKLKDVFRKAHPKA; via the coding sequence ATGTTAGATAGCTACCAACCTCCTATACAACGGTTTATCGACTACCTCCGCTTCGAAAAAAGGTACTCGCAACATACCGTTCTTTCTTATCAGAACGACCTGGAGCAATTCCTCGTTTTCCTGGTGGCCGATTTCGATGCGCCACCGCTTTCCCGTATTACTTCCGGCATGGTACGCACCTGGCTGGCTTCTCTCAAAGAAGAAAAATACACCGCCAGGAGCATCCAGCGTAAAATATCCGCACTCCGTACCTTCTTCAAGGTGCTGATCCGCGAAGGTATGATCGCCGAAACCCCCATGACCACCATCGTTACGCCCAAATCAGGCAAACGCCTCCCCGCATTCGTGGCAGAAGCGGATATGCAAACGCTATTCTCACACGTTGAATTCCCCGGCAACTGGAAGGGGAAAACCGACAGGCTCATCCTCATCCTCTTTTATCATACCGGCATCCGTGTGAGCGAACTGGTGAACCTGAAGGAATCGCAGCTCGATGTGTCGTATGCACAGCTCAAAGTGCTCGGAAAAGGCAATAAGGAACGCATTATTCCCCTGAACCCGGCACTCGTGAACGAAATGCAGGATTACATCGCGCAAAAGAAAAATAAGGCGCCCAAACAAAACGCAGGCATAGGAGAGGAGCAGCCCGCCGCTGCCGCAGGCGATCGTCTTTTTGTGACCGAAGCCGGAAAACCCCTGAACAGGTCTGCCGTATACCAGTCCGTAAAGTTTTACCTGGCACAGGTAACCACGCTGGAGAAAAAGAGCCCGCATATCCTCCGGCATACCTTTGCCACCCATCTTACCAACGCCGGCGCCGACCTTAACGCCGTGAAAGAACTGCTGGGCCATGCAAGCCTTGCCGCTACCCAGGTATATACACACAATACCATCGAAAAGCTGAAAGATGTATTCCGTAAAGCACATCCCAAAGCATAG
- a CDS encoding HPF/RaiA family ribosome-associated protein has protein sequence MNANIQTVHFDADMKLIDYVEKKLAKISTFHDRVIKVDVFLKLDNVVHTIKDKIAEIRVHVPKQHFFVKASSKSFEESFDCALDSLVNQIKRKKERQTV, from the coding sequence ATGAACGCAAACATCCAAACCGTACATTTCGATGCCGACATGAAGCTCATTGATTACGTAGAGAAAAAGCTGGCTAAGATCAGCACTTTTCATGACCGGGTAATCAAAGTGGATGTTTTTCTAAAACTGGATAATGTAGTACACACGATCAAAGACAAGATCGCAGAGATTCGGGTGCATGTGCCGAAGCAGCATTTTTTCGTAAAAGCTTCGTCCAAGTCATTTGAAGAATCCTTTGATTGTGCCTTAGATTCACTTGTAAACCAAATAAAACGTAAAAAAGAAAGACAAACTGTGTAA
- a CDS encoding RDD family protein, with the protein MIKVGIGTRVLNFLVDTFLLFWLAYAAYKVGYFYAFFYKAWFFPFYYYFFAMQFLYYFIFESVFSRTPAKWLTLSRVVTSTGKRPSLAQIFIRSLARILPVDCFFIPFLEKTLHDAISKTEVVEVQ; encoded by the coding sequence ATGATTAAAGTAGGTATCGGAACAAGGGTATTGAATTTCCTGGTCGACACATTCCTGTTATTCTGGCTGGCATATGCAGCCTATAAGGTGGGCTATTTTTATGCGTTCTTCTACAAGGCCTGGTTCTTCCCGTTCTACTACTATTTCTTCGCCATGCAGTTCCTGTACTATTTTATTTTTGAATCGGTCTTCAGCCGCACACCCGCCAAATGGCTTACCTTAAGCAGGGTGGTCACCAGCACAGGTAAAAGACCTTCCCTCGCGCAGATCTTCATCCGCTCCCTGGCGCGTATCCTTCCTGTCGACTGCTTCTTTATTCCTTTCCTGGAGAAAACCCTGCACGACGCAATCAGTAAAACGGAAGTGGTAGAAGTGCAATAA